A single window of Flavobacterium sp. 140616W15 DNA harbors:
- a CDS encoding OmpA family protein, whose protein sequence is MKIKYTIYTIFLVLIALRANAQAGVEKKADKDYAQYAYVDAIATYERVAEKGYKDEKMFQKLGNAYYFNGELIKAAKWYDALFAMNEEQEPEYYYRYAQTLKATGDYAKADKILEAFNKKTDTDKRGILFEKNKNYLEQIKANSGRFEIADAGINSTQTDYGSAYYDNKIVFASARDTGGVVRNTFKWTNKTFTNLYSAELKADGTVGKPERFEKKINSKFNESTPVFTKDGKTMYFTRNNFLDGKRGRDEQKITLLKLYKADFTNGKWTNVTELPFNSNQYSTAHPALSKDEKTLYFASDMPGTLGQSDLYSVVINPDGSFGKPQNLGAAINTEGRETFPFVSSDNELYFASDGRPGLGGLDVFVSKINSDGTFSAVQNLGAPINSQQDDFAFIINSEKRNGFFSSNREGGIGNDDIYRFTEIKKILCEQLLKGTVVDLETNKIIENSKVLLLDEQFKTIGEVITATDGSYKFNIDCGKTYHVRASKQDYETKELSVTIKNETGVTSLMLPLEKRIKPIGVGTDLAKTLDIPIIYFDLDKSFIRKDAAFELEKILAVMKQYPKMKIDVRSHTDSRQTAKYNIALSDRRAKSTIQWLVKNGIAQNRVTGKGYGESQLVNHCSDGVPCTEAEHQLNRRSEFIIVSME, encoded by the coding sequence CTCAATATGCATATGTCGATGCAATTGCAACTTATGAAAGAGTAGCAGAAAAAGGATATAAAGACGAGAAAATGTTCCAAAAATTAGGGAACGCCTACTATTTTAATGGCGAGCTAATAAAAGCAGCGAAATGGTATGATGCGCTCTTTGCCATGAATGAAGAGCAGGAACCAGAATATTACTATCGTTATGCGCAAACTTTAAAAGCTACGGGAGATTATGCTAAAGCAGATAAAATTTTAGAAGCTTTCAATAAAAAAACGGATACAGATAAAAGAGGGATATTGTTTGAAAAAAACAAGAACTATCTCGAACAAATAAAAGCTAATTCAGGACGCTTTGAAATAGCTGATGCTGGAATTAATTCAACACAAACAGATTACGGAAGTGCTTATTATGATAATAAAATCGTATTTGCATCGGCAAGAGATACTGGAGGTGTAGTTAGAAATACATTTAAATGGACTAATAAAACCTTTACAAACCTTTATTCGGCAGAATTAAAAGCAGATGGAACAGTTGGAAAACCAGAACGATTTGAAAAGAAAATAAATTCTAAATTCAATGAATCTACACCAGTTTTTACAAAAGATGGAAAAACAATGTACTTTACAAGAAACAATTTTCTAGATGGTAAAAGAGGGAGAGATGAACAAAAGATTACGCTTTTAAAACTCTATAAAGCTGATTTTACTAATGGTAAATGGACAAATGTAACAGAATTACCATTCAATAGTAATCAATATAGTACAGCACATCCAGCATTAAGTAAAGATGAAAAAACATTATATTTTGCATCAGATATGCCAGGAACCCTTGGTCAATCTGATTTATATAGTGTAGTTATTAATCCTGACGGAAGTTTTGGTAAACCACAAAATTTAGGAGCAGCAATTAATACAGAAGGAAGAGAAACTTTTCCGTTTGTATCCTCAGACAACGAATTGTATTTTGCTAGCGATGGACGTCCAGGCTTGGGAGGACTTGATGTGTTTGTGTCTAAAATAAATAGTGACGGAACCTTCTCAGCTGTTCAAAATCTAGGAGCACCAATAAATAGCCAACAAGACGACTTTGCATTCATAATTAACAGCGAAAAAAGAAATGGATTTTTCTCGTCTAATAGAGAAGGAGGAATTGGAAACGATGATATCTACCGATTTACTGAAATCAAAAAAATACTTTGCGAACAATTATTAAAAGGTACAGTTGTCGATTTAGAAACTAATAAGATAATAGAAAATTCTAAAGTACTATTGTTAGACGAACAATTTAAAACTATTGGAGAAGTTATAACTGCAACAGATGGTAGTTATAAATTTAATATTGATTGTGGTAAAACCTATCATGTAAGAGCGAGCAAACAAGATTATGAAACCAAAGAACTTTCAGTTACAATCAAAAATGAAACAGGAGTAACTAGTTTAATGCTTCCTTTAGAGAAACGAATTAAGCCGATAGGAGTAGGAACAGATCTAGCTAAAACACTTGATATTCCAATTATTTATTTTGATCTAGATAAATCATTTATTCGTAAAGATGCAGCTTTTGAATTAGAGAAAATCTTAGCAGTAATGAAGCAATATCCAAAGATGAAAATTGATGTTCGTTCACATACAGATAGCCGACAAACAGCAAAATATAATATTGCTTTATCAGACAGAAGGGCAAAATCTACTATACAATGGCTAGTCAAAAACGGTATTGCTCAGAATCGTGTAACAGGTAAAGGATATGGAGAGAGTCAGTTAGTAAATCACTGTTCAGATGGAGTTCCATGTACAGAAGCTGAACATCAGTTAAACAGACGAAGCGAATTTATTATCGTTTCAATGGAATAA
- a CDS encoding CBS domain-containing protein yields MTVNQILSTKGKEVYSVLSSTTVYEALKVMGEKNIGAILVIDGTELKGILSERDYARKIVLKDKSSKETFVHEIMESNVITISLSDSLDSCMELMSSKRIRHLPVVDNGVVVGIISISDVVKSIIEIQKDTINHLNSYISQ; encoded by the coding sequence ATGACTGTAAATCAAATACTAAGCACGAAAGGAAAAGAAGTTTATTCAGTACTTTCATCGACCACCGTTTACGAAGCATTGAAAGTAATGGGTGAGAAAAACATTGGTGCCATCTTAGTTATAGATGGAACAGAGTTAAAAGGGATATTATCGGAGAGAGATTATGCACGAAAAATTGTGTTGAAAGACAAATCTTCGAAAGAGACTTTTGTTCATGAAATTATGGAAAGTAATGTCATTACAATAAGCCTATCCGATAGTTTAGATTCGTGTATGGAATTAATGAGTAGTAAAAGAATTAGACATCTACCAGTAGTAGATAATGGTGTTGTGGTCGGAATTATATCTATAAGTGACGTTGTGAAATCAATAATAGAAATACAAAAAGACACCATTAATCATCTAAATTCTTATATATCACAGTAA